From Thermogemmatispora onikobensis, one genomic window encodes:
- a CDS encoding type II toxin-antitoxin system PemK/MazF family toxin, with the protein MPHPPELPPEALTYHTPVQFGMVYWVNFGYPALPPGIEEKRILDWHPALVVSAEPFCRHAGAVNVVALTSYRGKLRPYHHLLLKRDYPLLDTDSLVKTELLYPVLRTLLADQYAICRLHDADLYAIMGKIANSLGITMYYSLH; encoded by the coding sequence TCATCCACCAGAGTTGCCGCCTGAAGCATTGACGTATCATACGCCTGTGCAGTTCGGCATGGTATACTGGGTGAATTTCGGCTATCCCGCCCTTCCCCCCGGCATCGAGGAGAAGCGCATCCTGGACTGGCATCCGGCCCTGGTGGTCTCCGCTGAACCGTTCTGCCGCCACGCCGGCGCCGTCAATGTGGTCGCACTGACGTCCTATCGGGGTAAGCTCCGTCCCTATCACCATCTGCTCTTGAAGCGCGATTATCCTCTTCTGGATACCGATAGCCTGGTGAAGACGGAGCTTCTCTATCCCGTCCTGCGCACGTTGCTCGCGGACCAATACGCGATCTGCCGGCTCCATGATGCAGACCTCTACGCAATTATGGGGAAGATCGCCAATAGCCTGGGCATTACGATGTATTATTCTTTGCACTGA